From the endosymbiont of Bathymodiolus septemdierum str. Myojin knoll genome, one window contains:
- the kdsB gene encoding 3-deoxy-manno-octulosonate cytidylyltransferase, with the protein MGFSVIIPARYASSRLSAKLVQDIHGKPLIQHTYENAIKSGADSVIIATDNTIIEEISRNFGATTCMTSKVHTSGTGRIAEVLETLNINDEQIIVNVQGDEPMLDAQVIKQVAQNLADSQMQMATLCENVIDKAQYLDPDCVKVVFDKFGKALYFSRSPIPAFRDEVDFDASLCFKHIGIYAYRCGFIKQYLTMDSSRYEQVEKLEQLTVLNEGFGIHVSKACAPTGFGVDTAEDLEKVREALK; encoded by the coding sequence ATGGGTTTTTCAGTCATTATTCCTGCGCGCTATGCTTCAAGTCGTTTGAGTGCAAAATTGGTGCAAGACATCCACGGCAAACCCCTGATTCAACACACTTACGAAAATGCCATTAAAAGTGGTGCAGATAGTGTCATAATAGCGACAGATAACACCATAATCGAAGAAATTTCAAGAAATTTTGGTGCTACCACTTGTATGACTAGCAAAGTCCATACTTCAGGCACAGGGCGCATTGCTGAAGTGTTAGAGACCTTAAATATTAATGATGAGCAAATTATTGTTAATGTGCAAGGTGATGAGCCGATGTTGGATGCGCAAGTGATTAAACAAGTGGCACAAAATTTAGCCGATTCACAAATGCAAATGGCAACTTTGTGTGAGAATGTTATTGATAAGGCGCAATATTTAGACCCAGATTGTGTGAAAGTGGTGTTTGATAAATTCGGCAAAGCTTTGTATTTTTCGCGCTCACCAATTCCCGCATTTCGTGATGAGGTTGATTTTGATGCATCATTGTGCTTCAAACATATTGGTATTTATGCGTATCGCTGTGGATTTATCAAACAATATTTAACCATGGACAGTTCGCGTTATGAACAAGTAGAAAAATTAGAACAACTCACGGTACTGAATGAGGGCTTTGGTATTCATGTGAGTAAAGCCTGTGCTCCAACAGGGTTTGGTGTGGATACAGCAGAAGATTTAGAAAAAGTAAGAGAGGCGCTGAAATGA
- a CDS encoding Trm112 family protein: MIDEALLKLLVCPQSKAPLKQVDDELICEESGLAYPIVDGIPVLLIEEARKIT; this comes from the coding sequence ATGATAGATGAAGCCTTATTAAAATTATTGGTCTGCCCGCAAAGCAAAGCACCATTGAAACAAGTCGATGACGAATTGATTTGTGAAGAAAGCGGTTTGGCATATCCGATTGTTGATGGCATTCCAGTCTTGTTAATTGAAGAGGCGCGTAAAATAACCTAA
- the lpxK gene encoding tetraacyldisaccharide 4'-kinase: protein MDLNKRGLINYLLLPISAIFYLLSLIRKVLYYFGILKTHQFDVPVIVVGNITVGGTGKTPIVMTLVEYFKAQGKKVGVVSRGYGGIHQQGSLLVKETTAVELSGDEPLLIATQTGAVVMVNKKRTQAVQDLIDNHSVDIVISDDGLQHYAMGRAIEICVENGFGNGFLLPAGPLRESIARLDKVDFVLQSVLKPLAFINLKTQEVQPLDYFKKQTCHGVAGIGKPSKFFTVMYDLGVDLIEHPFADHHLFIKSDLDFKDTHPIIMTAKDCVKCKQFATQQMWYLQVEAELSGDFLKQLDEKI from the coding sequence GTGGATTTAAATAAACGCGGGTTAATTAATTATTTATTATTGCCGATTTCGGCAATTTTTTACCTGCTATCGCTTATTAGAAAAGTCTTATATTATTTTGGCATACTGAAGACACATCAGTTTGATGTGCCAGTGATTGTGGTGGGTAATATTACTGTAGGTGGTACTGGCAAAACACCAATTGTGATGACATTGGTTGAGTATTTTAAAGCCCAAGGTAAAAAAGTTGGCGTGGTTTCGCGTGGCTATGGCGGCATACATCAACAAGGGAGTTTATTGGTAAAAGAAACCACAGCAGTTGAACTATCAGGCGATGAACCTTTGCTGATTGCGACGCAAACGGGCGCGGTAGTGATGGTGAATAAAAAGCGCACGCAGGCGGTGCAAGATTTGATTGACAATCACAGCGTGGATATTGTCATTAGTGATGATGGACTACAACATTATGCAATGGGTAGAGCGATAGAAATTTGTGTGGAAAATGGATTTGGTAATGGTTTTTTATTGCCTGCTGGACCCTTAAGAGAATCGATTGCAAGGTTGGACAAAGTGGATTTTGTTTTGCAAAGTGTTTTAAAGCCACTTGCTTTTATCAATTTAAAAACCCAGGAAGTCCAGCCTTTAGACTATTTTAAAAAACAAACTTGTCATGGCGTGGCGGGGATTGGCAAGCCAAGTAAGTTTTTTACTGTGATGTATGATTTAGGCGTGGATTTGATTGAACATCCTTTTGCCGATCACCATCTTTTTATTAAATCAGATTTAGATTTTAAAGACACACATCCTATTATTATGACTGCCAAGGATTGTGTAAAATGTAAACAATTCGCAACGCAGCAAATGTGGTATTTACAGGTTGAAGCCGAGTTAAGCGGAGATTTTTTGAAACAACTTGATGAGAAAATATGA
- a CDS encoding lipoprotein-releasing ABC transporter permease subunit, whose amino-acid sequence MSIEFKISNQYLRANHKKGFVSFISGVSIVGLILGVMTLITVLSVMNGFHKELRDRILDAISHSYITEYSGTVENWQALQIKINQHPNVISTSPYIEKYGLLNTTSNSQGISVRGIKTELEKKTSVLLDKMKSGSATLDKSSILIGAGLASQLGVMVGDKVTLITPQVSSNILGMQPKFKRFTISGIFEAGIAEYDNNLTFIQLRQTQLLYAMKGKVSGIRLKVDDLFNAKKITAEVVNDIGHGQYYGVDWTQQKANFLQALNLEKQMISIILSLMIAVAAFNVVSMMVMVVTDKKADIAILRTIGMTPKRIVKIFFYQGITIGVIGIIIGTILGIALALNIEVVIAGIESILGFQFFPADVFYISRFPSEVHLVDIIKITFGAFILVVLASIYPAKRAGKLQISEVLNHE is encoded by the coding sequence ATGAGTATCGAATTTAAAATTTCTAACCAATATTTACGCGCCAATCATAAAAAAGGCTTTGTGTCCTTTATCTCTGGCGTCTCTATTGTCGGCTTAATACTTGGAGTAATGACACTCATTACAGTGTTATCAGTAATGAATGGCTTTCATAAAGAGCTGCGTGATAGAATATTAGATGCCATTTCACATTCTTACATTACCGAATATAGTGGTACAGTAGAAAATTGGCAAGCATTGCAGATAAAAATTAACCAACATCCAAATGTCATCAGTACTTCACCTTATATAGAAAAATACGGCTTACTCAATACTACATCCAACTCACAAGGCATTAGCGTCAGAGGAATTAAAACTGAGTTAGAAAAAAAGACCTCTGTTTTATTAGATAAAATGAAATCTGGTAGTGCCACTTTGGATAAATCTAGCATTTTGATTGGCGCAGGTTTAGCCAGTCAATTAGGTGTAATGGTTGGCGATAAAGTAACCTTAATTACACCGCAAGTATCCTCGAATATTCTTGGTATGCAGCCAAAATTTAAACGCTTCACTATTAGCGGTATTTTTGAGGCGGGCATTGCAGAATATGACAACAATTTAACCTTTATCCAACTACGACAAACGCAATTGTTATACGCAATGAAGGGCAAAGTATCGGGTATTCGATTAAAAGTAGATGATTTATTTAATGCCAAAAAAATCACTGCTGAAGTGGTTAACGACATAGGGCATGGGCAATATTACGGCGTTGATTGGACACAACAAAAAGCCAACTTTCTGCAGGCACTTAACCTTGAAAAACAAATGATTAGTATTATCCTATCTCTAATGATTGCTGTCGCTGCCTTTAATGTGGTGTCAATGATGGTAATGGTAGTGACCGATAAAAAAGCCGATATTGCCATTCTCAGAACCATCGGTATGACGCCGAAACGCATTGTGAAAATCTTTTTTTATCAAGGTATTACGATTGGTGTTATTGGTATTATTATTGGCACAATATTAGGCATTGCATTAGCACTTAATATTGAAGTTGTAATTGCAGGCATTGAGTCAATACTGGGCTTTCAATTTTTTCCTGCCGATGTCTTTTACATCAGTCGCTTCCCTTCCGAAGTGCACTTGGTTGATATAATTAAAATTACCTTTGGTGCTTTTATTTTAGTGGTTCTTGCTTCTATTTACCCCGCTAAACGCGCTGGAAAACTGCAAATATCAGAGGTGTTAAACCATGAGTAA
- a CDS encoding ABC transporter ATP-binding protein, which translates to MSKIIECREVGYQYSNGKIKTTVLDSLNLTLEQGESLAIIGQSGCGKSTLLNLLGGISQPTTGKVLINNSCLSQINEEKITQLRAQHLGFVYQFHHLLKDFSALDNVAMPLLIRGDDKSTAIKKASKLLTDIGLQNRLNHRPAELSGGQRQRVAIARALINNPSCLLADEPTGNLDAKNAEEVLALMMALNQQQKSALILVTHDINIAKKMDRVLTLENGKLV; encoded by the coding sequence ATGAGTAAAATAATTGAATGTAGAGAAGTTGGCTACCAGTATAGCAATGGAAAAATTAAAACAACGGTATTGGATTCACTTAATTTAACACTTGAACAAGGGGAATCCCTCGCTATTATTGGGCAATCGGGTTGTGGAAAATCTACACTACTTAATCTATTAGGTGGCATCAGTCAGCCGACTACGGGCAAAGTCCTTATTAATAACAGTTGTTTATCGCAAATCAACGAAGAGAAAATCACACAACTTCGTGCCCAACATTTGGGTTTTGTCTATCAATTCCATCACTTGCTAAAAGATTTTAGTGCTTTAGATAATGTAGCAATGCCGCTATTAATTCGTGGCGACGATAAATCTACAGCCATCAAAAAAGCCAGCAAACTACTCACAGATATTGGCTTACAAAATAGACTAAATCACCGCCCTGCCGAATTATCAGGTGGACAACGACAACGGGTTGCAATTGCCCGAGCATTAATTAACAACCCGAGTTGCTTATTGGCAGATGAGCCAACGGGCAATTTAGATGCAAAAAATGCAGAGGAAGTGCTAGCGTTAATGATGGCACTTAATCAACAACAAAAATCAGCATTAATTCTTGTCACTCACGACATCAATATTGCCAAAAAAATGGATAGAGTTTTAACCTTAGAAAATGGAAAATTAGTATGA
- a CDS encoding lysophospholipid acyltransferase family protein, whose amino-acid sequence MAQRILLALLWGLLKAPKFIRAVFIKGLIWLLLRAKLGRICKDMRVIFNQLSEQEICALARLCIVNVVSNVINILDIKNINYTINAPMPIEQLTDNGAVFASIHMGKADSAAYALKQSGIKVCTIIGAGKKSPALHQLGLRILQYLDIPYIKKSKSIFFQLVKALSQGQSIFVHGDLKNTGLPTSFLGFQTTIPKTAPSLSILSNRPLYFVYSLPGKNANEYIINIELVEGLFAPKLTNGQKIEQLTYALTRKMEAVILQNPEQWFWVYNRFKNCQVKKT is encoded by the coding sequence ATGGCGCAACGAATTTTATTGGCATTGCTATGGGGTTTATTGAAAGCACCTAAGTTTATCCGTGCGGTATTTATTAAAGGTTTGATTTGGCTTTTATTGCGCGCTAAATTAGGACGCATCTGTAAAGATATGAGGGTTATTTTTAATCAGCTATCTGAACAAGAAATATGCGCATTGGCACGCCTTTGTATTGTTAATGTTGTTAGTAATGTGATTAATATTCTTGATATTAAGAATATTAATTATACGATTAATGCGCCTATGCCAATAGAACAGTTAACGGATAATGGTGCGGTTTTTGCCTCAATACACATGGGTAAGGCTGACAGCGCAGCATACGCATTAAAACAAAGTGGCATCAAGGTTTGCACAATCATAGGCGCAGGAAAAAAAAGCCCGGCTCTGCACCAACTTGGGCTGCGTATTTTGCAGTATTTAGATATTCCTTATATTAAAAAGTCTAAAAGTATTTTTTTTCAATTAGTCAAAGCCTTAAGCCAAGGGCAAAGTATCTTTGTTCATGGTGATTTAAAAAATACAGGTTTGCCAACATCTTTTTTAGGGTTTCAAACCACCATTCCCAAGACTGCGCCTTCATTATCTATATTGAGTAACAGACCTTTGTATTTTGTTTATTCATTACCAGGTAAAAATGCCAATGAATATATTATTAATATTGAGTTAGTAGAGGGATTATTTGCGCCTAAATTAACCAATGGTCAAAAAATAGAGCAGCTCACTTATGCATTAACACGCAAAATGGAAGCGGTAATATTGCAAAATCCAGAACAATGGTTTTGGGTTTATAATCGCTTTAAAAATTGCCAAGTAAAAAAAACCTAA
- a CDS encoding AMP-binding protein — MQINVSNLNSFIAWSQINFSLSANQVFMNQALLSFDLSIFELVNALSLGASLVLMDNKTILDKVLFKSRLSAYCCSVWTSTPSFAFAFAFDKTFNHQNFPDLDLMIFCGEVLPKKMANALLSNFPNLQLFNTYGPTEVTVMVSSIQIDQVILKTYEQLPIGRTNAICHIDDQNESIVKDNVIGELLISGGSVSIGYLNANNDSFTVNEEGMRYYATGDMAYQQDDMLFFVGRQDNMIKYNGHRIDLGEINHIIGQLKGVSNVRTLPLERDGRIIRLACLYTNK; from the coding sequence GTGCAAATTAATGTCTCAAATTTAAACAGTTTTATTGCATGGTCGCAGATAAATTTTTCTTTATCCGCCAATCAAGTATTTATGAATCAGGCGTTGTTAAGTTTTGATTTATCCATATTTGAGCTGGTTAATGCGCTAAGTTTAGGCGCCAGTTTGGTTTTAATGGACAATAAAACCATCCTTGATAAGGTGTTATTTAAAAGTAGATTGTCGGCGTATTGCTGCAGTGTTTGGACCTCAACCCCTTCTTTTGCCTTTGCCTTTGCTTTTGATAAAACATTTAATCATCAGAATTTCCCCGATTTAGACTTAATGATTTTTTGTGGCGAAGTATTGCCAAAAAAAATGGCAAATGCGCTACTTTCTAATTTTCCCAACTTGCAATTGTTTAATACTTATGGTCCAACAGAGGTGACTGTTATGGTCAGCAGCATCCAAATTGATCAAGTAATATTAAAGACTTACGAGCAACTTCCTATTGGTAGAACCAATGCCATATGTCATATTGATGATCAAAACGAAAGCATTGTTAAAGATAATGTAATAGGTGAATTATTAATTAGCGGGGGCAGCGTCTCTATTGGTTATTTGAATGCCAATAACGATAGTTTTACGGTTAATGAAGAAGGCATGCGTTATTATGCCACTGGAGATATGGCGTATCAGCAAGACGATATGTTATTTTTTGTCGGGCGCCAGGATAATATGATTAAATACAATGGGCATCGCATTGACTTAGGTGAAATCAATCATATTATTGGACAATTAAAAGGTGTTTCTAATGTTAGAACCTTGCCATTAGAGCGTGATGGGAGAATTATTCGCTTGGCTTGCCTTTATACAAACAAATAA
- a CDS encoding AMP-binding protein codes for MEKEADKLAVAASDIDISWSQLKQKVDDQVNRLRQETNGLMMPVILYGHKEADFIVLILACLILKTPFVPIDISYPKKRIDKIKQQLGRGLLVDVASHLITPFGKKEALLQNNQDVIPWLILFLPLVAQGSQKGCKLMSQI; via the coding sequence ATAGAAAAAGAAGCAGATAAATTGGCAGTTGCCGCTTCAGATATTGATATTAGCTGGTCTCAATTAAAGCAAAAAGTTGATGATCAGGTTAATAGACTGCGCCAAGAAACAAATGGGCTAATGATGCCAGTTATTTTGTATGGGCATAAAGAGGCTGATTTTATTGTTTTGATACTTGCCTGTTTAATACTTAAAACCCCCTTTGTTCCAATTGACATTAGTTATCCTAAAAAACGTATTGATAAAATAAAACAGCAATTAGGTCGGGGGCTGTTGGTTGATGTGGCATCTCATTTAATAACGCCATTTGGTAAGAAAGAAGCATTACTTCAAAACAATCAAGATGTGATCCCTTGGCTTATATTATTTTTACCTCTGGTAGCACAGGGGAGCCAAAAAGGGTGCAAATTAATGTCTCAAATTTAA
- a CDS encoding acyl carrier protein, which produces MKAAIKNIVQKLVVKKVNEDEALISSGLIDSVIIVELILEIEKELGISVALDEVSEQNFDSINKLHQYLLGKM; this is translated from the coding sequence ATGAAAGCAGCCATTAAAAACATTGTTCAAAAGTTAGTTGTTAAAAAAGTCAATGAGGATGAGGCATTAATCTCATCTGGACTTATTGATTCTGTAATCATTGTTGAACTGATACTTGAGATAGAGAAAGAATTAGGTATTAGTGTTGCTTTAGATGAGGTAAGTGAGCAAAATTTTGATAGTATCAATAAATTGCATCAATACTTATTAGGTAAAATGTAA
- the panD gene encoding aspartate 1-decarboxylase: MQRTFLKSKLHRVTTTASEVDYEGSCEIDGILLDAAGIGDFEQIQIYNIKNGNRFTTYAIRGKDNSGVISVNGAAAHKADIGDLLIIASYAVYNETEVKNHTPTLCYVDANNTLTRVSTRIG, translated from the coding sequence ATGCAAAGAACATTCTTAAAATCCAAACTTCATCGTGTTACCACTACTGCCAGCGAAGTAGACTACGAAGGCTCGTGTGAGATTGATGGTATTTTGTTAGACGCAGCGGGTATTGGTGATTTTGAACAAATCCAAATTTACAACATCAAGAACGGCAATCGTTTTACCACTTATGCCATTCGTGGCAAGGATAATTCTGGTGTGATTTCAGTCAATGGTGCGGCGGCGCATAAGGCAGATATTGGCGATTTATTGATTATTGCTTCGTATGCCGTTTACAATGAAACTGAAGTTAAAAATCATACCCCAACTCTGTGCTATGTTGATGCTAATAATACTTTAACTAGAGTAAGCACGCGTATAGGCTAA